The following are encoded together in the Anopheles nili chromosome 3, idAnoNiliSN_F5_01, whole genome shotgun sequence genome:
- the LOC128724998 gene encoding ninjurin-A-like, giving the protein MPSKQQSMNTELDSFVQKKSFAQNMMDIALLSANTNQLRYVVDLGDKHPYYLTSLVLISASLVMQVIVGLTMLYLNRYNMKNKTEMSKASHMNNISVAGVFLVTLVNVFISTFNGSGTNFDRYPENCITIAPPVIPPTSEPVN; this is encoded by the exons ATGCCCAGTAAGCAG CAGTCCATGAATACTGAGTTGGATAGCTTCGTTCAGAAGAAATCCTTCGCCCAAAACATGATGGATATTGCGCTGCTATCGGCGAACACGAACCAGCTGCGGTACGTGGTAGACCTGGGTGATAAGCATCCCTACTATCTGACAAGTTTGGTGCTGATATCCGCCAGCCTGGTGATGCAGGTCATCGTTGGGCTGACCATGCTGTACCTGAACAG GTACAACATGAAAAATAAGACCGAAATGTCGAAAGCGTCCCACATGAACAACATATCGGTGGCTGGTGTATTCCTAGTGACGCTGGTCAATGTGTTCATTTCCACGTTCAACGGGTCAGGAACCAATTTTGACCGATATCCGGAAAATTGCATTACGATAGCACCACCCGTGATACCACCCACAAGCGAGCCTGTTAATTGA
- the LOC128727090 gene encoding chymotrypsin-2-like, with protein MMKSIVLLLSVFLVAGAAKVPRLVLDDSYVTRVVGGEVAANGSAPYQVSLQIPAWGHNCGGSLLNKRWVLTAAHCLVGNEPSGLVVLVGTNSLKEGGQFYKVDKLFYHSRYNSPQFHNDIGLVRLEKPVEFSNLVQSIEYSEKAVPVNATVRLTGWGRTSAGGSVPTMLQSLNVVTLSNEECKAKSGNPENVDVGHVCTLTKAGEGACNGDSGGPLVYEGKLVGVVNFGVPCGLGYPDGFARVSYYHDWVRTTMGNNS; from the exons ATGATGAAAAGTATCGTTCTACTTCTGTCGGTGTTTTTGGTGGCTGGAGCTGCTAAGGTGCCGCGGTTAGTCCTGGACGACTCCTATGTCACCAGAGTTGTCGGTGGTGAAGTAGCAGCAAATGGATCGGCTCCGTACCAAGTGTCCCTGCAGATACCTGCCTGGGGTCACAACTGTGGAGGCTCACTCCTGAACAAACGCTGGGTTCTAACGGCGGCCCACTGTCTAGTTGG AAATGAACCCAGCGGTCTGGTGGTGCTGGTAGGCACCAACAGTCTGAAGGAAGGTGGTCAGTTTTACAAGGTGGATAAGCTGTTCTACCATAGCCGCTACAACAGTCCCCAGTTCCATAACGACATTGGCTTGGTACGCCTAGAGAAACCAGTAGAGTTTTCCAATCTGGTGCAAAGCATCGAGTATTCCGAAAAGGCTGTTCCCGTGAATGCTACAGTTCGCTTGACCGGTTGGGGACGTACCAGTGCTGGCGGTTCCGTGCCGACCATGTTGCAGAGTTTGAACGTCGTTACACTGAGCAATGAGGAGTGCAAGGCGAAGAGCGGAAATCCAGAAAATGTCGATGTGGGTCATGTCTGCACACTGACCAAGGCTGGCGAGGGCGCTTGCAAT gGTGATTCCGGTGGTCCACTGGTCTACGAGGGAAAGTTGGTAGGTGTTGTCAATTTTGGAGTACCTTGTGGATTAGGATACCCGGATGGATTTGCAAGGGTGTCTTATTATCATGACTGGGTACGCACAACCATGGGAAACAATTCTTAG
- the LOC128725563 gene encoding uncharacterized protein LOC128725563, whose amino-acid sequence MKFLVCLVVVAASCVLSRGEFVECDLDLNDSAILSKLPEECQGLNDTIKALMLEEAASFKEFHQKLLSYEAANDEEFIHTDMDFRNQLYLEADLYTCRSIKDSIDQFLQCLIEKRRKMVDIIDSHSS is encoded by the exons ATGAAGTTCCTCGTATGCTTAGTCGTTGTTGCTGCATCGTGCGTT CTATCTCGAGGAGAATTCGTCGAGTGCGATCTTGATTTGAATGATTCAGCCATACTCAGCAAACTGCCGGAGGAATGCCAAGGATTGAATGACACCATCAAAGCCCTGATGTTAGAAGAGGCTGCCAGTTTCAAAGAGTTCCACCAAAAGCTACTAAGCTATGAAGCTGCTAACGACGAGGAATTCATTCACACGGATATGGACTTTCGTAACCAGTTGTACTTGGAGGCTGATTTGTACACCTGCCGAAGTATTAAGGATTCGATCGACCAGTTTTTACAGTGCCTGATTGAAAAAAGACGCAAAATGGTTGATATAATCGATTCTCACTCGAGTTAA
- the LOC128724996 gene encoding BTB/POZ domain-containing protein 9-like, translating into MEPKLFIEQLEQFAESDYSDVTLIVDGYRIPAHRIILAARSDYFRELLFDGKMYNHTDIILSVDLTVFLRVLKYIYTGHLPLSEMELDLVVSTLHLARTFDLVDLMSDILKYLIELLPVINVCEVLNDVRMNASKDVMVTTLCLSVMDRKAADILQHETFRNLSLDAINSLLSRDSFFAREIDIFKAVHNWYQENMKSVKNVSDLLSNIRFSLMSQADLLSVVLDSGMLDSNQILDIMKNRVSGVELPFRGKLSLGNNLASYSPTLMVESNSKAKVYDLGDPHYVNCIILTVPNSCDLDATFIIEVSVDKTHWKNDFENSKTITHLCGYVYKLIYRFLADPRLPFFNNLLYNLELLLEMCNTFLMICGYHLQMNMYEQILS; encoded by the exons ATGGAACCTAAACTTTTTATTGAACAGTTAGAGCAGTTCGCTGAGAGCGATTACTCCGATGTTACGCTCATTGTGGATGGCTATCGTATTCCAGCTCATCGGATCATCTTGGCTGCTAGAAGTGATTATTTTCGAGAGTTACTGTTCGACGGGAAGATGTACAATCATACCGACATTATTCTGTCTGTTGACCTGACAGTCTTCCTGCGGGTACTCAAGTACATTTATACAGGGCATCTGCCGCTTTCAGAGATGGAACTAGATCTTGTCGTCAGTACGCTACACCTCGCTCGAACATTTGATTTGGTTGATTTGATGTCGGATATTTTGAAGTACTTGATCGAACTTCTTCCTGTTATAAACGTGTGCGAAGTGCTGAATGATGTTCGAATGAATGCAAGTAAAGACGTCATGGTGACTACATTATGTCTTTCGGTCATGGATCGAAAGGCTGCCGATATATTGCAGCATGAAACCTTTCGCAACCTCTCGCTCGACGCGATAAATAGTTTACTATCGCGGGATTCATTTTTCGCTCGTGAGATTGATATCTTCAAGGCAGTTCACAACTGGTATCAAGAGAACATGAAAAGTGTGAAAAACGTGAGCGATCTTCTATCCAATATACGCTTCTCGTTGATGTCTCAAGCGGACCTGTTATCGGTGGTGTTGGACTCGGGCATGCTGGATTCCAATCAAATACTGGATATAATGAAAAATCGAGTATCAGGCGTTGAACTTccgtttcgtggaaaattga GCCTCGGAAACAATTTGGCTTCGTATAGTCCGACATTGATGGTGGAATCGAACAGCAAGGCCAAGGTTTATGATCTGGGCGATCCACATTATGTAAACTGCATTATTCTTACAGTACCAAATAGTTGTGATTTAGATGCGACATTTATCATCGAAGTATCGGTCGATAAAACACATTGGAAAAATGATTTTGAAAACTCTAAAACCATCACGC ACTTGTGCGGTTACGTGTACAAACTGATATACCGCTTTCTAGCGGATCCTCGGCTAccatttttcaacaatttgCTTTACAATCTGGAACTTCTGCTCGAAATGTGCAACACGTTCCTGATGATCTGCGGATACCACCTGCAAATGAATATGTATGAGCAGATCCTGAGTTGA
- the LOC128724995 gene encoding uncharacterized protein LOC128724995, whose translation MGVLAGVLFCGLFAIIKLVNVPMPFFTSVLYVNEIVLCVFLTIVTVVRGCSERLRYNKFFETVLALSMATPVSDWANILRSLQIRMQWIFAAFASLAALVVLCDYLHFGSFYATLLTLGTYVIPNALVTMSLGQYCYGVFLVHKLQEHINRRLHGPCLHENSLEEAKHYYLHLSRCFELIIRSYEVIIVGNTLAGINVTSLQLLEIYQYLQANELSWVYFSYNGLWIMFQCCMLLMILYPSHLVKREVTKVH comes from the coding sequence ATGGGTGTCCTGGCTGGCGTATTGTTCTGTGGCTTGTTTGCCATCATCAAGTTGGTCAATGTTCCGATGCCATTTTTCACCAGTGTCCTGTATGTGAACGAAATAGTGCTGTGTGTATTCCTCACAATAGTGACCGTTGTCAGAGGATGCAGTGAAAGACTCCGGTACAACAAATTTTTCGAAACCGTTCTAGCACTATCTATGGCCACACCAGTAAGCGATTGGGCCAACATATTGAGGAGTCTACAAATAAGAATGCAATGGATTTTTGCAGCCTTTGCATCTCTGGCTGCTTTGGTTGTGTTGTGtgattatttgcattttggTAGCTTCTACGCCACGCTTCTAACTCTGGGAACTTACGTAATACCCAACGCCCTAGTGACCATGTCTCTAGGCCAATACTGTTACGGCGTTTTTCTGGTACACAAGCTACAGGAGCACATCAATCGTCGGCTGCACGGGCCGTGTCTGCATGAAAACAGCTTGGAGGAAGCCAAACACTACTATCTGCATCTTTCCCGATGCTTTGAACTCATTATACGATCCTACGAGGTGATCATCGTGGGTAACACGCTTGCCGGTATCAACGTGACTAGCTTGCAGCTTCTTGAAATCTACCAGTATTTACAAGCAAATGAGTTGAgctgggtttatttttcctacaACGGGCTCTGGATTATGTTCCAATGCTGCATGCTTCTTATGATACTGTATCCAAGCCACCTAGTCAAACGCGAGGTAACTAAGGTACATTAG
- the LOC128724990 gene encoding putative gustatory receptor 28b, which translates to MVLELFSNKQLFRNDFLQSTHMLVRICQAFGTIPWDLTFFETDKSPKNCWKTRLLQAVNSLYSIGILAAVMVATILQHVEFDWHMPFMTRMLYISEYITANGVVIMMLIGCHYQRRCYGRFAEQLLTVAINVASCGGAVDFQRIGKILNRLLTCLMLFFAAVLLVDLLYNDWMLLDFLRSSTIYTLSNVINVLGLVQYFYLLYFVFLFYHDMNRLLKSYTRYSIVRGKQYDRRLTTEFVLPAGVLYDYAQLVDILRRTHLLLSKLTEQVNGCFGVLIVSTTTASFIVLSLQFFAIYQATTVRKWTIADTYLLVYTVLWIVLHAAKVLMILYPCHLVQQERDRTGPILYRFDSNDKDLTMHHALTKFSSQLLHEQGPSTACGVINLEMTLISTMVGALTTYLVILIQFDTAVTQGQTGGNSSHGNGTRPNATP; encoded by the exons ATGGTGCTGGAGCTGTTCTCCAACAAGCAGCTGTTCCGCAATGACTTCCTTCAGTCGACGCACATGCTCGTGCGCATCTGTCAGGCTTTCGGAACTATCCCGTGGGATCTCACATTTTTCGAGACTGACAAGTCACCGAAGAACTGCTGGAAGACGCGGTTACTCCAGGCGGTTAACAGTCTCTACTCGATCGGTATTCTGGCCGCAGTGATGGTCGCCACCATTTTGCAGCACGTCGAGTTCGACTGGCACATGCCATTCATGACGCGCATGCTCTACATCAGCGAGTACATCACGGCTAATGGTGTAGTGATTATGATGCTGATCGGGTGTCACTACCAACGCCGCTGTTACGGACGGTTCGCCGAACAACTCCTCACCGTCGCAATTAACGTAGCCTCGTGTGGTGGAGCGGTTGATTTCCAACGCATCGGAAAGATCCTGAATCGGTTGCTGACCTgcttgatgttgtttttcgccgctgtgctgctggtggatCTGCTGTACAACGATTGGATGCTCTTGGATTTCCTGCGCAGCTCCACCATCTACACGCTCTCGAACGTGATCAACGTGCTCGGGTTGGTGCAGTACTTCTATCTGCTGTATTTCGTGTTTCTCTTCTACCACGACATGAACCGATTGTTGAAGTCTTACACACGCTACTCGATCGTTCGTGGTAAGCAATATGATCGTCGATTGACAACCGAGTTCGTCCTGCCAGCCGGGGTGTTGTACGACTACGCGCAGCTAGTGGATATCCTGCGTCGGACGCACCTGTTGCTCAGCAAACTGACTGAGCAGGTGAACGGATGCTTTGGGGTGTTGATCGTTTCAACAACGACCGCATCGTTCATCGTGCTGAGTTTGCAGTTCTTCGCCATCTACCAGGCAACGACGGTGCGCAAGTGGACGATAGCAGACACGTATCTGCTCGTATACACCGTGCTGTGGATTGTCCTGCACGCCGCCAAGGTGTTGATGATCCTCTACCCGTGCCATCTGGTGCAGCAAGAACGTGATCGTACCGGGCCGATTTTGTATCGTTTCGATTCCAACGATAAGGACCTCACGATGCACCACGCG CTAACGAAATTCTCGAGCCAACTGCTGCACGAGCAAGGACCATCGACGGCGTGCGGTGTTATCAATTTGGAAATGACGCTCATTAGTACG ATGGTCGGTGCCCTCACGACGTACCTCGTTATTCTTATACAATTCGACACAGCTGTAACTCAAGGTCAAACGGGTGGCAACTCCTCCCACGGGAATGGAACTCGCCCCAATGCGACCCCATAG
- the LOC128726531 gene encoding serine/threonine-protein kinase OSR1, with the protein MASTGGVTGAGGSSGALAAATVAAANVAAAASPTTSASSANLAPPPQPVTPWPNSRDDYELNDVIGVGATAVVHNAYCLPRKEKCAIKRINLEKWNTSMDELLKEIQAMSSCNHENVVTYHTSFVVKEELWLILRLLEGGSLLDIIKHRMRTVNCRHGVFDESTIATVLKEVLKGLEYFHSNGQIHRDIKAGNILLGDDGTVQIADFGVSAWLATGGDLSRQKVRHTFVGTPCWMAPEVMEQDHGYDFKADIWSFGITAIEMATGTAPYHKYPPMKVLMLTLQNDPPTIDTGADEKDQYKAYGKTFRKLIGECLQKEPSKRPTASELLKHPFFKKAKDRKYLTQTLLATGPSMETRVHKAAKRQAGASGRLHRSMTGEWVWSSEEEDNAKNSSDSETEERPMNRLERMDSSSSETEDTSERSGVTVTGSTQSSDQKTIEASAALGAMTIGTDTMVPVNLVLRMRNANRELNDIQFEFVVGKDSAEDIAAELVGAGLLDELDVAIMSANLQKLIDNRGSLKTVTFQLRSGCAPGEQLDEKSLVGYAQISIK; encoded by the coding sequence ATGGCATCGACCGGTGGAGTGACGGGAGCGGGAGGCAGCAGCGGGGCCCTGGCGGCAGCAACGGTTGCAGCCGCGAACGTGGCAGCTGCGGCGTCCCCAACGACATCCGCATCCTCCGCGAACCTGGCGCCACCACCGCAACCGGTCACGCCGTGGCCCAACAGTCGTGACGACTACGAGCTGAACGACGTGATCGGTGTTGGTGCAACGGCCGTCGTGCACAACGCCTACTGCCTGCCGCGTAAGGAGAAGTGCGCGATCAAGCGCATCAACCTGGAGAAGTGGAACACCTCGATGGACGAGCTGCTGAAGGAGATCCAGGCGATGAGCAGCTGCAACCACGAGAACGTCGTCACGTACCACACGAGCTTCGTGGTGAAGGAGGAGCTGTGGTTGATCCTGCGGCTGCTCGAGGGTGGCAGCTTGTTGGACATCATCAAGCACCGGATGCGCACGGTCAACTGCCGGCACGGCGTGTTTGACGAGTCGACGATCGCGACCGTGCTGAAGGAGGTGCTGAAGGGGCTGGAGTACTTCCACAGCAACGGGCAGATCCATCGGGACATCAAGGCGGGTAACATCCTGCTCGGGGACGATGGCACGGTGCAGATCGCAGATTTTGGCGTGAGCGCTTGGCTGGCGACCGGAGGCGATCTGTCGCGTCAGAAGGTACGCCACACGTTCGTTGGTACACCGTGCTGGATGGCACCGGAAGTGATGGAGCAGGATCATGGGTACGATTTCAAGGCGGACATCTGGTCGTTCGGTATCACGGCGATCGAGATGGCGACCGGGACGGCACCGTACCACAAGTATCCACCGATGAAGGTGTTGATGTTGACGCTGCAGAACGACCCGCCGACGATCGACACCGGTGCGGACGAGAAGGACCAGTACAAAGCGTACGGCAAGACGTTCCGCAAGCTGATTGGCGAGTGTCTGCAGAAGGAACCGTCAAAGCGGCCCACCGCCAGCGAACTGCTGAAGCACCCGTTCTTCAAGAAGGCGAAGGACCGAAAGTACCTGACGCAGACGCTCCTCGCGACCGGGCCTTCGATGGAGACGCGCGTGCACAAGGCTGCCAAACGGCAGGCCGGTGCGTCCGGTCGGCTGCACCGCTCGATGACAGGCGAGTGGGTATGGTCGTCCGAGGAGGAGGACAACGCGAAAAACTCGTCCGATTCGGAGACGGAGGAACGCCCAATGAACCGGCTCGAGCGGATGGATTCGTCCTCCTCCGAGACGGAGGATACATCCGAACGGTCGGGCGTCACCGTGACCGGATCGACGCAATCGTCCGATCAGAAAACGATCGAGGCATCTGCCGCACTTGGCGCCATGACGATCGGCACCGACACGATGGTGCCGGTCAATCTGGTGCTGCGTATGCGCAATGCCAACCGCGAACTGAACGACATCCAGTTCGAGTTCGTCGTGGGCAAGGACTCGGCTGAGGATATCGCGGCCGAGTTGGTTGGGGCCGGGCTGCTGGACGAGCTGGACGTCGCGATCATGTCGGCGAACCTACAGAAGCTGATCGACAACCGGGGTTCGTTGAAAACGGTCACCTTCCAGTTGCGGTCCGGATGTGCCCCGGGCGAGCAACTCGATGAGAAGTCACTAGTCGGTTACGCGCAGATTTCGATCAAATGA
- the LOC128724999 gene encoding uncharacterized protein LOC128724999 — translation MNCSCAAERCPHLQYLRTLLENSCREQIPCASRQTSTSENLNLWQRWKPLVMQMLKLSGCFLETLMLVWVAVTRVCLRLWLQLLDTNRSALALFLFFTLSVICSIRSGSR, via the exons atgaaCTGTTCCTGCGCAGCCGAGCGCTGCCCACACCTGCAGTACCTGAGAACGCTCCTGGAGAACAGCTGCCGGGAGCAGATCCCTTGTGCGAGCCGCCAAACGTCGACATCAGAAAATTTGAATCTTTGGCAGCGCTGGAAACCACTAGTGATGCAGATGTTGAAGCTTTCCGGATGTTTTCTCGAAACGCTGATGCTCGTCTGGGTGGCTGTCACGCGTGTGTGCCTCCGTCTCTGGCTACAGCTTCTCGATACAAACCG TTCCGCACTGGCGTTGTTTCTGTTCTTCACCCTTTCGGTAATCTGCTCGATACGGAGCGGGTCAAGGTGA
- the LOC128724994 gene encoding BTB/POZ domain-containing protein 9: protein MSSQSNGMAGAQHSSANSPGKPRTQEIELTARFSEQMAQLCMCSDFSDVTFLVENQRIPAHRVILAARSGYFRALLYGGLSETKQDEITLYIQLEAFKCLLKYIYSGSMSLSQMKEEHILDTLGLANQYGFADLEMAISEYLREVLSLNNVCAILDAARLFALNGLTSVCHSFMDRNATDILQHETFRNLSLDSLNSLLSRDTFFAREVEIFQAVYDWCRCNADNVHNVDDVVRKVRFSLMSLEELLSIVRPSGILDPDRLLDAIAEKVSSKQLPYRGALWPEENVATPKFNSRTIHGDLRSALLDGDTISYDMEKGYTRHTISENGDSNGIIVELGKLFIINHIKVLLWDRDTRSYSYYVEVSVNQRNWERIVDHTKYYCRSWQFLYFPAQAVRYIRLVGTHNTVNKAFHVVALDAMFTCSTTPVVEGILDPAYNVATVEKSATVMEGVSRTRNVLLNGDVKNYDWDSGYTCHQIGSGVILIQLGQPYWIRSLRLLLWDCDSRSYSFYIEVSPNMKDWEVVVDKQSERLKSWQHFTFLPKVVVYIRIVGTHNTANEMFHCVHFECPSQDPDYLRSGRDSSIELHVNEGSKLQLPVCPVIQDVSID, encoded by the exons ATGAGCAGCCAAAGCAACGGCATGGCTGGTGCCCAACACTCCAGTGCCAACAGTCCCGGTAAGCCGCGTACTCAGGAAATAGAACTTACGGCTCGGTTTTCGGAACAAATGGCGCAGTTGTGCATGTGTTCAGACTTCTCCGATGTTACATTCCTCGTGGAAAATCAACGCATTCCGGCTCATCGGGTAATATTGGCGGCTCGGAGTGGGTACTTTCGAGCGCTACTGTACGGTGGGCTGTCGGAGACCAAGCAGGATGAAATCACGCTGTACATTCAGCTCGAAGCGTTCAAATGCCTACTGAAGTACATCTATTCAGGCAGCATGTCTCTATCGCAGATGAAAGAAGAACACATCCTCGATACGCTAGGGCTTGCCAATCAATATGGCTTTGCTGATTTGGAGATGGCCATTTCGGAATATCTGCGCGAGGTGCTCTCCCTCAATAACGTGTGCGCCATACTGGATGCCGCCCGCCTGTTTGCACTCAATGGTTTGACTAGCGTATGCCACTCTTTCATGGACCGGAATGCAACCGACATATTGCAACATGAAACCTTCCGCAATCTTTCGCTCGATTCGCTAAACAGTCTCTTGTCGCGGGATACTTTTTTCGCTCGCGAGGTCGAGATCTTCCAAGCCGTCTACGATTGGTGCCGATGTAATGCTGACAATGTGCACAACGTTGACGACGTCGTGAGAAAGGTGCGGTTCTCCCTGATGTCACTGGAGGAACTACTGTCCATAGTGCGGCCATCGGGTATACTCGATCCAGACCGCTTGTTGGATGCAATTGCAGAAAAGGTTTCATCAAAACAGCTACCCTATCGCGGGGCACTGT GGCCGGAGGAAAACGTTGCCACACCAAAATTTAACTCGCGGACCATCCATGGAGATTTGCGATCGGCGCTACTAGACGGGGATACTATTTCCTACGATatggaaaaaggatacacTCGACATACGATAAGCGAAAATGGCGATTCGAATGGAATCATCGTAGAACTGGGAAAGCTGTTCATCATTAATCATATCAAGGTATTGTTGTGGGATCGTGACACTCGATCGTACAGCTACTACGTCGAAGTGTCGGTAAACCAACGAAACTGGGAGCGAATCGTCGACCACACGAAGTATTATTGCCGGTCTTGGCAGTTCCTTTATTTTCCGGCACAAGCCGTACGGTACATCCGTCTCGTCGGTACGCACAACACGGTAAACAAGGCATTCCACGTCGTCGCCCTTGACGCAATGTTCACCTGTTCCACGACCCCGGTTGTGGAAGGTATTTTAGATCCCGCGTATAACGTGGCCACCGTTGAGAAGAGCGCGACGGTGATGGAAGGTGTAAGTCGCACACGAAACGTTCTGCTGAACGGAGATGTGAAAAACTATGACTGGGACTCGGGCTACACTTGCCACCAAATCGGAAGCGGCGTAATTCTTATTCAGCTCGGCCAACCGTACTGGATCAGGTCGTTGCGATTGCTACTATGGGATTGCGATAGTCGATCGTACAGCTTCTACATCGAGGTGTCGCCTAACATGAAGGACTGGGAAGTGGTGGTGGATAAGCAGTCAGAGCGCTTGAAATCGTGGCAGCACTTTACCTTCCTTCCGAAGGTGGTCGTTTACATACGGATTGTCGGCACGCATAATACAgcgaatgaaatgtttcactgcGTACACTTTGAGTGTCCTTCGCAGGATCCCGACTATTTGCGGAGCGGACGAGATAGTTCAATCGAACTGCATGTTAACGAAGGATCGAAACTACAGCTACCGGTTTGTCCGGTTATACAAGACGTATCGATCGACTGA
- the LOC128724991 gene encoding putative gustatory receptor 28b: protein MLETSPSTESLLREDLKRSTHRLFRVGQLFAVVPWNVTPFEPIPKPPSWGAKLVRGVYLAYSIAIILAVCSATVFHHSMDTVEEFFAVQTLCLGEDATLNVIVLLAVIGSRFVRPFYAKFVSTLLLLAQNLSTCGVAFDFKRVETIISRLLVAAAVYFATIGLLEFLINYGAPHRFICQTVLYTLPNVIHVLALYKFVVLHWFIYKYHTSINRVLRSLGSVQRRAGWAARSKFPECAGLVEILRKTHLQLCQLTTQVNDCFGALTVCTMLSSFVVISLQLFNVYKLTTERSWSCGHSLRLAYTVLWIALQSAKVLLILYPLHFVRLERDRTGSVLYSFNHSDATELTNNALMRFSSQVLHGKEYHTACGLITLDLTLITTMIGALTTYLVILIQFDSAFSSRLA, encoded by the exons ATGCTTGAGACATCGCCATCGACAGAGTCCTTGCTTCGGGAGGACCTCAAACGATCGACCCACAGGCTGTTCCGCGTGGGTCAACTGTTCGCAGTGGTTCCATGGAACGTAACTCCATTTGAGCCCATTCCGAAGCCTCCAAGCTGGGGTGCTAAACTGGTGCGTGGCGTATATCTTGCCTATTCGATCGCCATTATCCTTGCGGTGTGCAGTGCCACCGTGTTTCACCATTCGATGGACACAGTGGAAGAGTTTTTCGCCGTTCAAACGCTGTGTCTTGGAGAGGACGCAACACTTAACGTGATCGTGCTGTTGGCTGTGATCGGATCTCGTTTTGTGCGTCCATTTTACGCGAAATTTGTCAGCACGCTGCTTCTTCTCGCGCAAAACTTATCCACCTGTGGAGTCGCGTTTGATTTCAAGCGCGTAGAGACGATCATCAGCAGGTTGTTAGTCGCTGCAGCTGTTTATTTCGCCACTATCGGGTTGTTGGAGTTTCTCATCAACTATGGTGCACCTCATCGCTTCATCTGCCAAACCGTGCTGTACACGCTGCCTAACGTAATCCACGTGCTCGCCCTGTACAAGTTCGTCGTGCTGCATTGGTTCATCTATAAGTACCATACGTCGATTAACCGCGTGTTGCGATCCCTTGGAAGCGTTCAACGACGGGCGGGATGGGCAGCACGCTCAAAATTTCCCGAATGTGccggtttggtggaaattctTCGCAAAACGCACCTTCAGTTGTGTCAACTCACAACGCAGGTAAATGACTGCTTTGGAGCACTCACCGTATGCACCATGCTGTCATCTTTCGTGGTGATCAGTCTGCAGCTGTTCAACGTGTACAAGTTAACCACGGAGCGTAGTTGGAGCTGTGGGCACAGCTTGCGCTTAGCCTACACCGTGCTATGGATCGCGTTACAGAGCGCGAAGGTCCTGTTGATCCTGTACCCTCTGCATTTCGTGCGGCTCGAGCGTGATCGAACTGGATCGGTGCTGTACAGCTTCAACCATAGTGACGCTACTGAACTCACCAACAACGCA TTGATGAGATTCTCGTCGCAAGTTCTGCATGGCAAGGAATACCATACGGCGTGTGGTTTGATTACGCTCGACCTGACGTTAATTACCACG ATGATTGGCGCACTGACTACGTATCTGGTGATATTGATTCAGTTTGATTCCGCTTTTTCCAGCCGTTTGGCTTGA